In Rhipicephalus sanguineus isolate Rsan-2018 chromosome 1, BIME_Rsan_1.4, whole genome shotgun sequence, the DNA window ttgtcgccaggtataaaatcgtccgtgaccgaaaaatcgagaaaggtgcaaataaaataaacaataaaaatcttcggttctaTTGAGGATCGAActcgggccgtttgcgtggcaagcaggtgttctaccacaaagccacgatgttacttacgACTGCTtggggagtgagtgagtgagaactttattgtggtccaaaagtggcagaagctggaCGCGACTGggggtcccgctagctcagccaggtggctccacccaggaaggtgtcgaaagctggagcctctcggcgatgtcccgggccctctggactgccaggagttggttgttgagttccatgctgcgcatggcaggagggtttgtccgataatcctgaccccgaattaaaggaacacagccagagcatatgttcaaaattgcagtgcacgtgattatagtgctgacagtgaggtgaacaGTCTGGATctattctgtttagcatggctggagtgatgtacgtttttgtctgtagttgtcgtagtgtgaccgcttgcgctttattcaatttagggtgtggagggggaaAACACAAGGAAGCCGGGAAACGCTTGTGGAGGAGGAGTTCGGACTTGCTAGGTGACAGCTGTAGCCCCGTGCTAGCCAGAGTCTTCCGTGACGtcgaaaaaacactacataaatgccatgtagtggaagagtctccttaacgcattttgttcgacaggtgtcacgacgaaaatgagcccattcggcgatttgtaggcgcataggcaccgggcgcggggacagtttggactggtggcgcctctcTCGGTGGAAGCGCAGAACTAATGGCATGTGGATGCCGGAAAGGAGGAGGCAGAGGAGGCGCTTGCTGgggggacgcggtgctggatgttggctgcgcttcattgtgctctcgtcgcttgtgtcctgcgctccCGAATTGCCTCGGGGAACCAAGCACGAGCAGACAAGCTGcgctgtaggctgcacaaacagctatgcaaacatggataaagctgCGGAGTACATCCGGTTCCAccggttcccgtctgcaatcgccgtcgccgacggccttgttcgcgcaccggccgccaacgacggcgatcgttgcgtcaagctacatgaaatacatagactgaagatagctgttgaaataaTCGGCGAAGCATCGAAacgaaaaggaaagcaaaacagAGGAGTTTGCAAGATGTACaacggaggaacaacatgtgcaatcggccaagcattgcgtaaagaaagccgaaaatcgaataggagatgtaggtatccttttcaaatgttagGAGACAatgtgtagacagaataacaaagtattaaatattcggcagatcccacaccttgtgggaatcggtttcatgagaagcagtcagcgagtagttctatgctgcattttttttgtgtgttgagccaagcgttacgaggtggatcgacgtgtttttgtaagtgcagaaGTCGTGTACACATCGTACACAGCAATGAACTGCTTTATTAAAGCAGTTCATTGCttcatgaatcgactgccgcaaaatttttaGGATCCGTCAAGAGCGGAGTCACgtattcacacgggggacaaatcctcgggggataaaggtggagcctagtgacgtcagcacgCGAGGAGAATTcctcacaaatgtcccccactcacacggacgaggcgaatgGAGGGggagaccaacgttactagatacaatgtattctagtaacgttgggggGAGACcggtgttaccagactactctggtgtCTTGTACCGCCcatttcaccagctgctgacaaccagctgcagacgaccagctgcagactggacacccactgtcgctctctgcaggagcaagtgttCCGCTCTGCCGGGGGAACCGTTTCTCCTATCGGGGAAAAGGCCTTCCCCGTATTGCCCGTATCATCCAAGGAGGCGCGGaggggtcgcgcccactcactagtccgtgacgtcgcggtcacgtggtCCCCCGTGTACCCCGCGGATTTTTCCCTCGCGGGAATACCCCTTTAAgcgcttgggggggggggaggaggaggattTAATGACTAGGGGGCAAGAAGCTGCCTCCGCTCCTCAGCGCACGTCATGTccttgagcacttcttttttCTTGGAACGTGaggcttaaggggtattcagacgggggagaaatgttCGGGAGAttaaggcggagcctagtgacgtcagctcgcgaggagaagtctccacaaatgtcccccactcacacggacgaggcgaacggagggggagaccagtgttacgagaccactctggtggcttgtaccacccgtttgacgagctgcagacgacgatgcacctgcagactggacacccactgccgctctctgcaggagcaagtgcaacaatgtggccaaacaagagcccgaaattccaccatatcccccaccgccgggggatcgtttgtcctgtcggggaaaaggtccccgtctcctccgaggagtcgtgGGGTGGTCGCGcctactcactaatccgtgacgacgtggccacgtgatccgcaatccccccgtgtcccccgccgatttctccctcgtgtgaatacccctttacttTCAGTTTGATGGCGAgcgtgcgggcacgtggcggcctcccgcggcggccgcggtaactacgcagctcacgatgttcaaatcaaccaatggcctggggctttttgtttattgcatcaGTTGTTAGAGAAGAGCGAGTGCTTTCTAGCTGACTGGTAATacattgtaaatcccaggccgcgtgctgcgttataatttttggctcgcgtgttctcaggagcctcgactaccaatcggcggcgttttctgaccgtgctgagaATTGTTGCAGGGCACTTTTAAGTTAATTTTATCACAACGGAGGTCTCGCATTTCATCGGGTACATTTTAATACGTGCTGCTTCCGACATCATTCTCAGAGCCTTGAGGCAATCGCGGTGCCTTTAATCAGATTCTTCGGGTTTCAGTCGTTGCAATAAGTGTGAGCTTGCTGAACTTTCttaatcaactttttttttcgagaaagagataaatactgcctttttatttttgcttgcgattttttttctttttttgcctgcaAAAGAAAATCATTACCTCATAGGTTTTTTCTTCGCTAGCAGAAGCGGAACGAAACTTGTCTttgtggaacgaaactaaaccTTTTTCGTCCTAACTCGTTGGAATATTGTCACGGAAACGTAATATAGCTCAAGCGCTGAGGTTGCCTACTCGGTCTCACTGACATCCGACCACGCCTTCGTTTCCAGTAACGCTACTGAATGAGTTTCGAAATCTGCGAATTGCGAAAGACGGCGCTCAGCCGAGGTTTCCGTACGAAGTTACCGAACTGTACGCATGATCGAAATTAACAGCCAGCTTTCGGCATGGCGTTACCTCGTATTGCCCAAGTTTCTGCCTGCGGATTCGAAATCTCGGGTGCTCTATAAAAAGAATGTTATTACTGCCGCTGCCATGAGCGCTGTGCTGCAACATCCCTTTCACTACAGTTTTCAGCCGCCGGCGACAGCCTAGATCTTCAAGTAATTTCTCGCCGCCGTCGCTGTTCTTTGTACCACTTCTATTTTTCTAATGGTATTCAAtaccggaatttttttttttttgtcgaatgcGAATAAGAATGCGAAAGAAAAATGTCGTTGGAATCTCCAATCTACCCTACCTACCCACGTAATGCGTAGGGTAGATAACCGAGGTATCTGGGAACGACGAAATGAATTCCGATGAATGAGAAGCGCAGTCGAGGCTGGAAGTTAGGAAGTTAGAAAATTAGGAAGTTCGCGGGAATAAAATGCCATCAGTTCGCGCATAAGAGCGTAAATTGGGGCGTAGAATAGTATGATGATAATCATGAGGATGAAGACAATGGTGGTGGTGACGATTTGCCCATTCTCCCTTTCAAGATGGTAGAGGAGGTTCTAAATAAAGATATGGTTTTTAGGGTTTCTTTTTTCGTTATAGTAAGCAAATGCGCATGGAAGATAtgttaataataacaattgttgtggtttaacgtcacaagaccaagatatgattatgacggacgccgtagtggagggctccggaaatttccaccaccaaGGGTtcttcgcctccatctaaaatgcggccgggattcgatcccgcgacctgcggcgggtcagcagtcgagcagcttgcagcgatcgcggtggCTTTTAACAAGGCGTTAAATAAAGCAGTGGACTCAAGCACAATGAGAAGCCCAGCTGTGCCCAGACCATCAAATCCGACCACCATCAGGGTTGTAGACCATGCGGGAAACCTCGCTGCAGGGTGtgcaacacatggtgaccacaaatacggccgaagcctcctattcggactttgagtataaaattaaagacgaccttaattgcgactcgtgcaatgtggtatacaaaattcgcTGTGAAGTGTGCCGTTCTCCAAACACATTAATCTGCCTGATAACTCTTTTGAGCACATAAGTGTTACACTTCTACAATCCGGCTTCCAGAACAcacgggagcgcgaacagcgggagtcatatttcataaacaaattcaaatcactctcccacagaatcaacgagagccctgggcgactgacgtgcctccgtgaccaatcctagcgcccagaaagggaattaattaattaatgtatttatttatacacacTTAGTTCAGACGCACGGGACGCTAAGGAAACGATCGAGCGCGTGAAAATAGACCCAATCGTTACCACATGTATCAACAAGCTcgtgctctttcttttctttttttttccgaaaaagaggaggggggggcgcacttttagccttgtatcgtggccagagtCTTCCCAAAGCTGGAGCGGGTTGTATGTACCTCTTCTCGTGTGTACacacggcccggcgccgcgagctAACCGCCGAGCCATCCGAACTTGGAAGccgtgtgtgtgatgtgtagaagagTAGAAGAGACGTTTgtcttttccccttttccttcGTCCCTTGCTCACGCCGCTTTTTATCTACCGTAGGAAGATAAAACGGGCGACTCTCCGTCTttcctcccgctgttctttccctctctccgtAGGAAGATAAAACGGGCGACTCTCCGTCTttcctcccgctgttctttccctctctcgttacgaagtttttcacaatttttattacggtagtcagaagaagttctctttatcctacacgcacgcgcacacacacacacacacacacacacacacacacacacacacacacacacacacacacacacacacacacacacacacacacacacacacacacacacagccgcCACCAGTGCCGTGGATGAAGGCAAAGTgaggaccaacgttactagagtcactagagttctagtaacgttggtgagGACGGCATCTTTTCTCAACAGTACTCGCTTGCTCTCAAGGAATCTCAAAAACATCACTGTTGAGCTTGTTTTGACTGTTCTTTGTAAAGTTATTACAACGTAACGGACCAAGCAAAAATGTTTATAGCCTCAGAGAGTTTTGTGGTGCTTTTTAGTCTCGAAGGCCACACTTTTGGCACGCTGCGCCTCAAGCGAGACACGCGTTGCACGCGAGCTCAATTGTGTATTAGAAACAAACTTCTTTTTAAACTAGTGGTCGAACGTACTACTGCTAAAATGAAAATTGAAGCATTTGTTACATAGCGGCCATGACGTGTTTCTTACTTCCGAATCTGAACACCAAAAGCAAGACTCTTATAAATCACGTCAGCCGAGCGGGCATACTCATCAACGTCGCCGTCAACTTGGGCGCCACCAGCCGGTTCATTTCTTTTGCTGCCGAAGATCATTAGGTTCGTACACGTGTTGCCGATTGTCTCAGTGCCGTCTAGAAATGTTCGTTATTAATCTGTATAAAGTGTATTCGTAGGTTATCGGTATCGTAGTCTAAGGCCCCAGCTTGCTGTTGAGCTTCTTTGTGTAGCGCGAGTTGTTCAGCCGTGTGTTGTGGAATCTTGCGAGGCCTAACTGATCTCTCTTGCAGTAACCATGTCGGCCGAACTGCAGTGGATGATCGTCAAAGACCGGTCCAGCTACCTGGTCAAGAAGCGGATGATCAAAACGTGGTTCAGCATTGTAAGTGTCGCCGCCTGCGTCGATAATGATTCCAGTTATTTTTGTCGCGTGTCTTCAGTGTGGTCAGTGCTGTCATTTTGTCCGGGGTGTAATACAGGACCCCCTCAACCCTAAGGGAACGCACGCCAAGCGCTACAGCGGCACCGTGAGGGACAAGGCCCTCACCATTGAACCCCACAGCAGCGGTAAAGGTGTTACGCTGGTCTACAAGAAGCAAGCTAGTAAGTATGCGCACAGCGTTGGAAGAGTTAAAGCCGTCCGACCTATGGGTGCACGTGGTAGAGCCATACTGATTGTAATCGTCGTTTTGCCGTTTAGATCGCAAGAAGCCGGCGAAGTCGCTTGACCGCGTGCCCCTCAAGAAGGGAGCCCGCCGCACAATGTCCTCTATCAAGAAGTGGGTGAAGGGACACCAGTACTACAGGAAGGATTTGCAGACCGTAAGTGCTGTGCGACTCGAATCAGCTTTAAAAAAGATATGTGTTGGTCACCTGTAAGGAGTCGCATCCCCCAGTGTAGACGTGTATTATTGAAGTGGATATTTTTTTACTGTGACTGCATCATTGCTACATACTGTAAGGTAACAATTTGTAGCTTGCTTCAGTTGCAGTCGGCGCACACGGAGCTTAGCTCATATTACGTGCGACGAGTGCACTAGAAACAATGCATGGACATCATGGCAGCGATGTAGAATCGTGAGCACGGATAAACCATGCCTCTATCCATTTCACCATGAGTACACAAATACTGGCCATTTTGTGTGCTCTGGTGAAGTGGAGATTCAAGTGAGAAagtttactgcataaaaaaatgcTAGTCTTACATTTGAAAAACATAGGTTGCGCTGATTTGTTTTCTGCATGATGTAACCGGTAATACTCTGCACAGCATTGCACTTTATATATTTGTGGGCGAAAAGTTCATTTGATAAAGCTGGGCTTATTTGGAGGCATATGTGCAACTGTACAGAGGGAGTGAGGTTGTAAGCAAATGTCAGTTAGTGACAGAAGGTAGTCACTTGCATTAACTTGCGCTTTGCCTTGTAATCTTTCGCATGCAAGACGTGCCTATTTCTTTCGTACACCTGCTTGCCAGGCAGCACTATTTACCTCAAGTACACAAGTGGACCAGCTCTCTTTTGTGGTGAAAGTGCAAGTGGCGCAATTTTTATTGAAGGTGCCGCAGTATCGGAAATAACCAGATATGGCCATTTCGTATcttgcttagtttctacagcgcgactggacgcggacgaagaaggaacacgcaaacacacacacagcgctgactttcaactggaatgtttatttttcatatgcacgtgacgcttatatagacacacgccagcaggtgcacacaaaacaagaaacaaaagcaggacccaaacgcgcatgttctgccgcaatcacaaccagttgccaccagcctagagtgacgcatccagatatctcttttccttatctgttagagacaaggatggcatgctgacacatgtatcattcattttatctatttcatacgcttcaataatttctctagtcaatcgatctcttgccctgttgagtatactagttttatcaaaaatgggaaacagccacatctttggcagtgaatggcaaggtgtccggaaataactttcgtgacattgtacttatgttcgcgcaacctttgattcacacaccggccggtctggccaatgtacacacgggaacatgaCATCGGGACGGAATAGATAACGTCTTTAGTGCAGGCAACAaacttctcgctatgtttagtggaacaggaagcattttctttttccttttcggcgttcactcgcctgcaaagtccctgcagtcgcacgggcgcggaaaaaacaacgtccacaccggaccttctcgcaatccttttcaggttgtgagatacggtgtggatgtagGGCACTACTGCGAGCTTTTTCCTTCGAGTGCCACTCTGATGCTCACTCGGATTAGACCTGTACTTTTTGTTCAGGCGCTCCGCCACCGCTGACAACAGTCTCATGGGGTAACCGGAGTCGTACAGACGCTTGGCCTGGCCCCACAAACTTTCCTCAATCTTATGCTCACAAGACTTGGACAAAGAATTGTGGAAACACGACTGAATCACGGCACGCTTGACTAACTTGGAGTGCGCCGATGCAAATGGCAACACCGGCTTGTTACCTCTAGGCTCGTAGctccagcaaacacctcttggATGGCAATACAACCCTATGTCCAAAAATCTTATGAAATTGTCCTTTGGGACTTCATGCGTCAGTAAAAGAGGGGACAACACGTCAGTAAAAATGCTCAGGGTTCTAGCGACCCCTGCGTCAAAGAACCCTGAGCATTTTTACTGACGTGTTGTCCCCTCTTTTACTGACGCATGAAGTCCAAAGGACAATTTCATAAGATTTTTGGACATAGGGTTGTATTGCCATccaagaggtgtttgctggagCTACGAGCCTAGAGGTAACAAGCCGGTGTTGCCATTTGCATCGGCGCACTCCAAGTTAGTCAAGCGTTGCCGTGATTCAGTCGTGTTTCCACAATTCTTTGTCCAAGTCTTGTGAGCATAAGATTGAGGAAAGTTTGTGGGGCCAGGCCAAGCGTCTGTACGACTCCGGTTACCCCATGAGACTGTTGTCAGCGGTGGCGGAGCGCCTGAACAAAAAGTACAGGTCTAATCCGAGTGAGCATCAGAGTGGCACTCGAAGGAAAAAGCTCGCAGTAGTGCCctacatccacaccgtatctcacaacctgaaaaggattgcgagaaggtccggtTGTGGACGTTGTTTTTTTCCGCGCCCGTGCGACTGCAGGGACTTTGCAGGCGATGTGAAcgccgaaaaggaaaaagaaaatgcttcctgttccactaaacatagcgagaagttTGTTGCCTGCGCTAAAGACGTTATCTATTCCGTCCCGATGtcatgttcccgtgtgtacattggccagaccggccggtgtgtgaatcaaaggttgcgcgaacataagtacaatgtcacgaaagttatttccggacaccttgccattcactgccaaagatgtggctgttttcccatttttgataaaCTAGTATactcaacagggcaagagatcgattgactagagaaattattgaagcgtatgaaatagataaatgaatgatacatgtgtcagcatgccatccttgtctctaacagataaggaaagagatatctggatgcgtcactctaggctggtggcaactggttgtgattgcggcagaacatgcgcgtttgggtcctgcttttgtttcttgttttgtgtgcacctgctggcgtgtgtctatataagcgtcacgtgcatatgaaaaataaacattccagttgaaagtcagcgctgtgtgtgtgtttgcgtgttccttcttcgtccgcgtccagtcgcgctgtagaaactaagcatgaactaccaactagcccgccaacgcactttagtcaTTTCGTATCAACTTGCGTGATTCATGATAAGACTTGTACAAACTGAAGCCACCTTTATCACTGATGTGCTTGCCCTCTAAGCTGCATGTAATGCAAGTGCAGGGAGAACAGAATGGCTTGAGCAGAGGGCATTTTTCTATCCGTTATAGCTCTTTTTATATTGTGTGTGCAAAGTTTCCTGCAAGTACTCCCATTTAATGGTCCGTTTAGTTGCAACACTCATTTCAGAAACGCTTCATTTTGTGTTCCCATGTGCGACAGCTAAGTTAGTGATGGTGGCAGTTTGTATTCATCAGCAGAAGGTTTTCTGTTCATCTGCAGGTTTTGCATGGTAGTTGTCTTATACATAACTTGCACATCACGTCAGTTCCTGGCTTCCGTCTGCCATCACCGAGCCAACGGAGCAGATGTCTCGGTGACCGCTCAGTGTTTACGTTTGTTTGCCATGTTTGGAGCCAGTTGGGGTTCATTTTATCGAAGAGCTTAGCGGGCCTCCCGAAAAGCAAGGCATGTTCATTGTGTTCAACTCGGTGGTTCACGTTTGGACAAAAATCCACCTCGCGCACAGCACAGTGAGAAATcaactccgtggtgatacactgAGTGAAAAGGTAGGGATGTTTGGaaacataacttgcctgttaAAAAGTGACGCCCACATACACGAACGTTGTTCAGTGTCTTGAGGTCATTCCTATTTTGCGTgcaagccatgtgctccgcttctcggacagctctttcgtgcggtcgcactggTTTATCACCTTTGGCAAATGGTACATTCCTGCGTCTGGTCCTTATTCATTTGATTCACACTTCTCATGGGGCAGCAACATATCGCACAAATTGCCACTGCGACATACGGCGTTGATGGGAAATGCGAGAGTCGTACAGCTCTACTCGTGTCTGTCTGCTGCCATGCGCTTGGTGATGGTGGCGCGTTCAGAGATCGTATCTCatagttccgcggtgtgacgtagttgcaagttatgtatagatTATACAACATTGATACATGGGCTTTCCTGATGCTGACCTGAATTTGTTGCGTGATTGGTACAGCACACTTGTGTCAACACCACCATTAGGTCGCCTTGCAACCCTTTGAAGGTTCACCTATATTTTTGACATGGTGTTATAAAAACAGGCTGTGGTATATACATATAAaccacaaagaaatagtataaaaagGTTTTCATCAAAATTAAGGCTGCACTGGAAAAGTGGGACACACATGTCCCACTGAGTCATGAAAGTACCATTATGCGATCACATCAGCaggtatttgggatgaaacggctGAAACAAGTGGTGCAGAGGTACGTTGTGTGCACTTCATTTCCTGCAGCAGAACAGCACCTGCACATTTGCCTTGCAAGCCTTCATAGGGCtatggtctgttcctgtaaagcttgctTCACTGCATGCACAATTTGTCAATTTTGTTGTCCCTTCTTCCGCTGTCGAAATGGTCGAGTACTTATGTTGTACCTGAATATCTGCCCACTTGTCAAAAGGTATACGATGTCAAGAAAATTATTCAGGGGCACAGTTATCCACAATTAGGTTTAGCGAAGAGCATGGCAATTTCACAAAGGaatgtttcgatgcatttatcagTCAAGTTACTGCACAACTCTACAAAAACACATGATGATTGGGAGTTGAAAACTCCTTTCTAGAAAACCAGGAAAAGAGAAAATTACCTGGCATTTTGAATgacaggtttcttttttttatctgagAGAGCAAAATTCAGAAACTTCCTTAAAAAAATAGAACAAATTTCAGGGGCATTGTGGCACTACTGCCACCTTCCAAAATCGCGGTAAGAAAATTTTTGTTGAGCTTACATAGACTTCGGTAAGATAGCAGCCACTTAGCGTTGCACTAATTGTGActggtgatgtgggagaaaaaatTGTTCTGCAaaaggaaaagtgggacgtatgtgttcCGCTGACACACAAGGGGTTAGCGCTGAAAAACTGGTATGCTAAGAGCAAACGAGAACATTCCCACCTTGAAATTGCCCATTATAATGTGGTTTCGTCTGGTAACACTTGTCCATTCGACTGTGCCCAAATTGCTGAAGAGCAAGGGTATACAATCTGGACAGGTATCTTGTAGTGATGTGTCCAATTCTATGGTAGTGTTATCCACCACTCACCGCTGGTTTATCAGATAGCATGGGTTTACCGTCGCTGTCACCGTTAAGTGTGATTGCTACAAAATAATGACCTTGGCAGCAAGTGCTTATTTGTGGTGCCTTCATATACAAGCACATTGAAGGATTATTTGCAAGCTTGACGTTGCAAATGCTTCTGGACCAATGCTATCAATAATTTTGTTTTGCAAAACGGAACATATGTGCTTAAGGACGAAAGTGTACATTGAGTGGTTTTCAGCATAAAAGCTGTTTGATGCCTAATAGTATAGTTATTGGCGCTGTGATTTTGATATTGTACAAAAAGTtttttgccagttttttttttttctacgtgtaaaaaaaaaaaagcaacgaaatgTGCTGCTTCCCTATTGGTGCTCATTGAAGTTGGTGCTCGAGCTTCAGGATATTTTACTGGTGAGGATTGCTGCTGTGGGGCTAGAAAGCCAGGATAGAGAGGTTCAAGATGTGGCTCGTTAGCACAGCCTATGCCATCGTGCACTGCAGCGTGTACAGCTGCGCCACAATATAATGAATTGTTAGGTAAAACATGGTAATCCTGAAATGTTTTACTGATCTTTACAAATATGATCTTTTAATATGTACGTCTGTGTTATGAAGCTTTTCAAGGTTGGACCGTATGTAGAGGACTTGGCAGCAGGAACATATAGGTGTATCAATGAAAAATAAGCAAATTAAAATACATTTCAAGGACTACACACATTTGAGTGAATTTACCTCAACTGCTATTGTGTTTAATGTTGcttaatacccgtgccacacgggcacaggaAATGGCATTTACctcctaatgccttcagattTAATGCCATTCGTGCGGTGCCACACGGACGAACAaaatggcattcgcccaaatgccattcgtcacctaatgccatcgccagaactcattcgactgaCAAATGCATACTCTCAACGGCACAGCTGACAAAGTGCGATATACCTAAATTATGTAAAACGACATCCTATTCAGCTGAAAATAAAGTTTCACATCTTTTATTTACACTAATCACttaagcgccccgccacggtggtctagtggttatgcactcgactgctgacccgaaggtcgcgggatcaaatcccggccgcggtggtgacattttcggtagaggcgaaaatgtttgaggcttgtgtacttagatttaggtgcacgttaaagaaccccacgtggtcgaaatttccggagcccttcactaaggAGTCTCTCATCATATCGTGGCTGTGGGAtgctaaaccccagatagtagTAGTCCCTTAAACTAGCACAAACGCTGTATTTTGGTTGTGACAGgcaccattttctttttacgctaTGGATTTGACTAGCGCTGGCTTAGGTTGC includes these proteins:
- the LOC119394989 gene encoding 60S ribosomal protein L28, giving the protein MSAELQWMIVKDRSSYLVKKRMIKTWFSIDPLNPKGTHAKRYSGTVRDKALTIEPHSSGKGVTLVYKKQANRKKPAKSLDRVPLKKGARRTMSSIKKWVKGHQYYRKDLQTLCLRRASAILRSQKAIVPKKKSARPAKKAD